The following nucleotide sequence is from Sphingomonas swuensis.
CGGTCGGCCCGCCTTTGCTCAACACCGAGGTCCGTGTTGCCGACGATGGCGAACTGCTGGTGCGCGGCGAGCTGGTCATGCACGGCTACTGGAACAACGAGGAGGAGACCCGCCGAGTCCTCAAGGACGGGTGGCTCCACACGGGCGATATCGGTCACTTCGACGACCAGGGGCGGATCGTCATCACCGACCGCAAAAAGGACCTGATCGTCAACGACAAGGGCGACAACGTCTCGCCGCAGCGAGTCGAAGGGATGCTCACCCTCCAGCCCGAGATCGCGCAGGCGATGATCTATGGCGACCGCCGGCCGCACCTCGTGGCGCTGCTCGTCCCCGAACCCGAGCTGGTGAGCGAGCTGAAGCGCGACGACGCGGCGATCCGCAATCGCCTGCAGAAAGCGGTCGACCGGGTGAACGCCGAACTGAGCGTCGTCGAGAAGGTTCGCCGCTTCACCCTCGCCGACGAGGGTTTTACCGTCGACAATGAGCAGATGACGCCGAGCATGAAGATCCGCCGACACGTCCTCAAGGGCGTGTACGGCGAGCGGCTCGACGCGCTCTACGGGAAGTAGGGCCTAACTGCGCCCGGGTGCGGTATAGGGCACGAAGTCGCCGAGCGCGCAGCTTCCGACGGTCGCACCCTGCGAGGTGTCGATCACTTGGGCGATCTCGCCGCGGCAGAGCGATCCGCTGCTGAACTGCTTGGTCAGGAGTGCCCGGCCGGACGTCCCGAGACCGCTGCACGGGCCGGTGACATCGTTTCGCCAGACCCTGCTGCCGCCCTCGCGGAACAGGATGGTGTTCTCGTCGATGACGACCATGTCCTGGCTTCGGTAGCTCGGCAGGCATGACACCGGCTGCCCGGCGACCTTTCCGCCAAGCAGGCGGTCAAGTTCCTTCTGGGCGGAGGCGGAACGCTGCTCGGGCTCGCGGTCGGTGGTCGCACAGGCGGCAAGGCCGAGCGTAGCGGCAAGAACGGCGGTGGCGGCAAGGGTCAGGCGGCGCATGTCGATCGATCCTTCAAGCGAGGTTCGTGTGCTGAACGCATGGCCGAGCTTGCTGTCTCCTCGCTTAACGGAAGCTGTCCTTGGCCGAGCGCAGGCGCGCGAATTCCTCGGCGTCGCGGGCGCGGACGAACAGATTGCTCGCTTTCTCCTCGCCGATGGTCGTCGGGAGGGTCGGCCTCCCCTCCCCGCGCAGCCTTTCGACCTCGGCGAAACGGCGGTTCACCGCCTCGTCGCTGGGCGCTTCCGCGGCCAGGAAGCGATAGTTCGAGAGGGTATATTCGTGCGCCGGGTAGATGATGGTTTCGTCGGGCAGGGTCGAAAGCCTCTGGAGCGAGGCGTGCATCTGTTCGGGCGTTCCCTCGAACAGTCGTCCACAACCGCCTGCGAAGAGGGTGTCGCCGACGAAGGCGCGGTCGGGCAGGATGAAGGCGATATGCCCGAGCGTATGGCCCGGGACCGCCCATACCTCGGCCTCGCGGGCCCCGATCATCACCCGATCGCCGTCGCCGAGGCCATGATCGAGCCCGGCGAAGCGGTCGCGCTCGGCTTCGGGTCCCCAGACGCCGGCTCCCGTCGCGGCGACGACCGCCGGAATTCCGGCGGTATGGTCGGGGTGCCAGTGGGTGATCAGCACCTGATCGATCGACCAGCCTCGCTCGCGGGCACCCGCAAGCGCAACCTCGCCGTCGCCCGGATCGACCACCGCGGTGTGCCCATGCTCCTCGTCGTGCAGCAGCCAGATGTAATTGTCGCTGAGCGCAGGAAGCGCGACGACCTCCATCACCACACGCCCGTGTTCGGCATCGAGATCCACGGCTCGGCCGGGGTCCGTGCACCACCCTTGTTGAGCAGCTCGATCGAGATATTGTCGGGCGTCCGGACGAACGCCATGCGTCCTTCGCGCGGCGGGCGGTTGATCGTCACGCCGGCGTCCATCAACCGCTGGCAGGTCGCGTGGACGTCGTCCACCTCATAGGCGAGGTGACCGAAGTTGCGGCCGCCGTCATATTTCTCCGGATCCCAATTGTGGGTCAGCTCGACCTCGCCGCCCTCGTCGCCCGGAACGCCGAGGAAGATGAGCGTGAAACGGCCGCCTTCATTGTCGATCCGCCGCCTTTCCTCGAGTCCGAGCAGGTTGAAGAAGCGGATGGTGGCGTCGGGATCGCTGACGCGGATCATGGTGTGGAGAAACTTCACGGTGTCGAACTCCCGGGGGTGGTTGATCGCCAAGGTGACGACGAAGCGCCGGAGTTCAAGGTTCGTTCCTAGTCCAGCAGGTCGATCACCGTTCGGCGGAGCAGCGCCAGCTCGGCCGGTTCGGACAGGCGGTGGGTTCCGCCCTTGACCACCGTGAGCTGGACGTCGGCCGAGACGAGCGCATCCTTGGTCCGGAACGCCACCTCGAGCGGGACCTCGGCGTCGCGGTCGCCGTGCAGCAATCGCACCGGCCCCGCGAAATCGATTGGCCGATCGAGCAGCTTCAACTGCTCGCCGGACCGGAAGAAGGCGCGCGTCGTCAGCTCGGCTTCGCCGCCATAAGGATTGGGCCGGCGAAGTTCTCCGGACCGCTCCAGCTCGGCCTTGTCATCGTCGGAGTAGCCCCAGCTCGTGAAGTCGGGAGCCGCGGCGATTCCGACGAGCGCTTGTACTCGTGGACCGAGCCGCTCGGCGAGCAGCAGCATCAGCCATCCGCCCATCGACGAGCCGATGAGGAGCAGCGGTCCGTCGGCCAGCGCCGAGACCGCTTCGGCCTCTTCCAGCCAGCGGTCGAGCGTACCCTCGGCAAAGGTGCCGGACGATTCGCCGGTGCCGCTATAATCGAACCTCAGCATCGGCAGGCCGCGCTTCTCTGCCAGCGCATCGAGGGCGACGGCCTTGCTGCCCATCATGTCCGAGGCATAGCCGGGCAGGAAAAGCAGCGTCGGCCCGCTTCCGGAACGATGGCGAACGGCGAGACGACGGTCGCCGGGAAGGGAAAGCCAGGTCGGATCCATGCCCTCCCCTTACCCGTCCGCTCAGCGCGCGGCGAGCCGCCCGCCGCTTTCTCTTGCGGCAAGTTCGGCGAGGGCACGATCCGTCACCGCAACCCGGCAGTCGCGGATCGCGCGCCTGCCGGCGGGATCGGCCGAACTCGCCTCCCCGCAGACCTCTGCCGCGGCGATGGCGAGCCGGTGACGAAGCGTCGCCTGGCCGGACCTGCTCGTGAGATCGAGATCGCTGGTCACCACTCGCGCCGAAGCGCTTGGCCCCGGCATCGCCGCCGGAAGGGCCTGGGCAAGGCTTGCAGCAGCGATCGAGGCCGCTGCCATGATGATCGAAACCTGCTTCATGAGTCGCGCTCCCTGTCCTGTTCGGGAGCGCTATGCGCCTTGGGAACGCTGGTCGGGAGCAACGATGTTGCGCTGCCGTTCTGCAGAAACGTTGAACCGCTTACTTCTCGTCGAGCCACCCTGGAGGCGCGGTCCCGACCTCGATGGTGGTCACCTTTTGAGCCGCGGGAGGCTTTGTCGGCGACTGCTTGCCGGGCCAGGCCACGACCATGATCCCGACCGCGAGGATCGCCAGGCCCATCATCAGCAGCGCGTAGGGCACCACCCCGAGCCAGGGACGCGGTTCATCGCTCGGATCCCCCCGGTCGTTGGCGGCGGATGCGCGAAGCAAGGCGGCCTGACGATGGGTCCGGCGCGGGCGACGGGGCGGCCAATAGTCTTCGGCCCGGGTCCAGGCCCGTGATTTTTCCTGCGGATTTGGCATGGCTGAAGGGGGAACGCACCAGTTGAAGCGGGGCTGCACGACCCGGCGCAAAGTCCATCCTCCGGTCGCGTAATCGGCCACGAAGAGCGCCGCACTTGCCGCTCCCGATGAGAGCCCCTAACCCGTTGCCCTCATGGCCAAGCAGCCCGCTCGACCCCGCCCCGCCCAAGCCTCGGCCATGCCTGCCCCGGCGCGAGGCGGATGGTTCCTCTCCCTCATCAAATGGGGAGTGGTGCTGGCCCTCTTCGGGCTGGTCGCGCTCGGCGTCGCGGTCGCGGTCGCCTACACCCAGTTGCCATCCTACCAGAGCCTGTCGAACCGCTCGGACCTAGGCCAGAACATCCGGGTCCGCTCGGCCGACGGCAAGCTGCTTGTCCAGCTCGGCCCCAATCTCGGCGAATGGATCAGCTACGGCGACATTCCTCCGACGATGCGCGCGGCGATGATCGCGGTCGAGGACAAGCGCTTCCGCCACCATCCCGGAGTCGACCCGATCGGCGTCGCGCGCTCGTTCAAGGTCCGCGTGCAGACCGGGCGGTTCAGCCAGGGTGGCTCGACCATCACCCAGCAGCTCGCCCGCAACATCTTCCTGACCAACAGCAAGACATTCGGGCGCAAGCTGCGCGAGGCAGTGCTGGCGCTCGCGCTCGAGCGGAAGTTCAGCAAGGACCAGATCCTCGAGCTGTACCTCAATCGCGTCTACTTTGGTGGTGGCGCCTACGGCATCGACGCCGCCAGCCGGACCTTCTTCGGCCATCCCGCGACCGCTCTCAGCCTCGGCGAGGCGACCATCATCGCCGGGCTGGTCAAGGCGCCGAGCAACTATTCGCCCACTGCCGACGTCGAGGCCGCCCAGGGCCGCGCCGGCGTGGTCCTGAAGTCGATGGTCGACAACGGCTTCGTTTCCGCCAGCGCGGCCGCTTCCGTCGATCCGGCCAAGATCGTGGTCCAGCAGGGCGCCAAGCAGAACAGCATCCGCTACTTCACCGACTGGGCACTCCCGCAGCTCGACACGCTCATCGACGAGAGCAACGAGCCGATCGAGGTGTGGACCACGCTCGACACGCGTATGCAGGGCGCGGCCGACCGCGCGATCAACGCCAACTCGCCCAAGGGTGCGCAGGGTGCCCTCGTCGCCCTCGACCGCGACGGCGCGGTCCGGGCGATGATCGGCGGACGCGACTATGTGTCGAGCATCTACAATCGCGCGACCCAGGCGCAGCGCCAGCCCGGCTCGGCCTTCAAGCTGTTCGTCTACCTCGCCGCGCTCGAATCGGGGATGAAGCCGACCACCACGCTGGTCGACGAGCCGATCACGATCGAGGGCTGGCAGCCTCGCAATTCGACCCGCACGCACCTCGGCGCGGTGTCGCTTCGTGAGGCCTTTGCCCGCTCGATCAACACGATCAGCGCCAAGATCGGGGCTGAGCTCGGCTTTTCCACCATTGCCGACATGGCCCAGCGCTTCGGCATCACCTCGTCCATTTCGACCTATCCCTCCATGGTGCTGGGGACGAGCGACGTGCGGCTGCTCGACATGACCCGCGCCTATGCGGCGGTCGCCAATCGCGGCGTTTCGGTCCTGCCCTATGCGATCACCCGGGTGACCGCCGCCGACGGTCGCCTGCTCTATCGTCATGCCGCCGACGAGCAGCGGACGCTGGTCGCGCCGTGGGTCGCGGCGGAGATGACCGACCTTCTCCAGACCGCGGTGATGAGCGGAACCGGCCGGGCCGCGCAGATCGGCCGCCCGGTGGCGGGCAAGACCGGGACCACCAGTTCCAACAAGGACGGCTGGTTCATCGGCTTCTCGAGCGGGATCACGACCGGCGTCTGGATGGGACGCGACGACGCGCGCACCATCGGCGGGCTCCAGGGCGGCACCGCCCCCGCGCGCGCCTTCCACGATTTCATGGTCGCCGCGGTCGCCGGCCGCCCGCTCGAGCAGTTCGAGACCGAGGTTCCAATGCCCAACTGGCAGCTCGAGCCGGGCGAGGATACCTATTCGGACAATGGCGTGGTCGGGATCGAGCCGCTGGTCGACGAGAATGGCAATCCGATCGGCACGCCGTCGTCCGATCCGCTCGGACCGCAGTCGCCGCCCACCGACCAGGCTCCGCAGGGAACGGTTCCGGAGCAAGGCGAACTCGACCGGATCTTCGGAGGCGATCTGCCTCCACCCGAGCGGCAGCCCGCCCCCGCCCCGGCCCCCTCAGCTCCGGCCGACGGCGCGCAGCGACGGCCCGAGCCGACGCAATTCTGAGCGGGCGCAGGCCACCGGCCCGCCATAGAGATGCTCTTCCGCCTGCTTGAACGCGGGCGAATGATCCATGTGGAGGCGGTGGGCGACCTCATGCGCGACCACGAAGCGGAGAAGCTCCGGTGGGGCGAGGATCAGCCGCCAGCAGTAGCGGATGTTGCCGCTCGACGAGCAGCTCCCCCAGCGGCTGACCGGATCGCCGATGCTGACCGCGCGCACGGTCACCCCGGCATTTGCGGCCACCGTCGCAGTCAGTGCGCTCAGCCGTTCCCGCGCCAGCGCCTTCAGCCAGCGATCGACCGCTCCCGAGACGCTCGCCGAAGGTCCGCCGACGAGCAGCATGTCGCCGCTTCGACCAACACCTCGCCGCATCGCGGGCTCATGCCGGATGGTCAGCCACTCGCCCTCGACAGGGATTTGCGCGCCATCGGCAAAGGGTTGGCCCGCCGGAGCCTTCTCGAGCTGGCGGTCGATCCATGACCGCTGCTCGACCGCCCAGTCGATCGCCTTTCGCGGCGAGGTCCGCCACGGCACCGTCAGCTTGAGCAGCTTGCGGTCATGGTCGACCCGCAGCCGCATGCGCCGGGCGCGCCGCATCCGCGTCACCGCGATCGGCAGCGGCAGCCCGGGATGTTCAGAGATCACGGTCGGTCAGGTGGAACTCGAGCTCGCCCGCGTCGACCTCGCTGATCGTCCAGCCGCGGGTCGACATGCCCGCCTCATGCACGCTCTCGCGACTTCCGCTCTCGAGATAGTGCCAGGCGGGAAGCGGTTCGCCGAAGGCGCGCAGCTTGTAGGCGCAGGTCACCGGAAGCCATTCGAGCTCCTCGAGCTTGTCCTTCGACAACTGGACGCAATCGGTCACCCACTTGCGCCGGTTCGCATAGTCGGTGCAGCGCCCGTGCTTACGGTCGAGCAGCTTGCAGGCGACATTGGTCGGGTAGAGCTCGCCGGTGTCCGCATCCTCGAGCTTGTGCAGGCAGCAGCGGCCGCAGCCGTCGCACAGCGCCTCCCACTGCCCGGCATCGAGCGCGGACAAGGGCTGGTTCCACCAGCGGTCGTTGGGAGTGGTCGGCTTGTTCATTGGCCGCGCAGACTTGGTCTGCTACGGCGCGGCAATCAAGCTTTCTGATCGGGTGGGCACGAGAATGTCGAAGGGGTTCAAGCTGTTGACCGCGCTTTGCCTGGGGGCGATCGCGCTTCCCGCATCGGCGCAGTTCGCCAATTCGGGCTACTCTTTCGTTCAGGCCGTGCGCGAACGCGACGGCACCAAGGCGACCCAGCTGCTCGACGCTCCGGGATCCAACGTCATCAACTTCCGCGACGACAAGGGCGAGAGCGCGCTGCATGTCGTGGCGGGCGCGCGTGACCTTCAGTTCATGCGCTTCATCCTCGGTCGGCGTGCCGATCCCAACCTTGGCAACCGGTCAGGCGACACCCCGCTGGTGATCGCATCGCGGATCGGTTTCCTCGACGGCGTCGACCTGCTTCTCCGCAATGGCGCCCAGGTCGACAAGGCCAACCGGCTCGGCGAGACCGCGCTGATCATCGCCGTGCAGCAGCGGCAGCTGCCCGTGGTCCGTCGCCTGCTCGAAAGCGGGGCCAATCCTGACCGAACCGACAATGCCACGGGCCGCAGCGCGCGCGACTATGCCAAGGTCGATTCGCGCGGGGCCGAGCTGCTGCGCATGATGGACTCGGCGCGGCCCAAGACCCCGTCGATCGTGTCCGGCCCGAAGCTCTGAGCTACTGACCGAAGCCGAGCGTCGGGTCGATCTGCGCGCTGAGGCGGCGGGCGGCACGGCGGGCGAAGCGGAGCAGTTCTGCCTTGCGGCGAGCGGGCGCGAGCGGGCGATGCGGTGCTTCGCGCAATACCGCCGCGTCGTAGCGATCGGCGACGATCACCCCGGCAGTGTCGGGAAGGAATCGGTTCTCCTCGAGCAGCCCGGCAAGATGGCCCGGCACCGCCCAGTAGAAGCGGTCGCAATAATCGAGATAGTCGGTCCACTTGCAGTCGCCCGACAGGTCGGCGCGGCTGACCTTGATCTCGACGATGACCAGCTGCCCCTTGGGATCGATCCCCATCAGGTCCGCCCGCCTCCCATTGGGGAGCGGGACTTCGCAGATGGCGAACAGGTCGCGACGGCAGAACAGCCGCGTGACTCCGCGCGCGACTTCGGCGGCAACCGGGGGAAGATCGGCGAAGCAGTCGCCCGGAACGATGGAATCAGGAGAGGTGGACACGCCCTGTTTCTAGAACAGGACGGGAACGAAGCCTAGCGGTAGAAGACGTGGTTGCCGACCGACGCGACGCGGGTCAGGCGCCAGCCCGGGCTGACCCGGCGGGCATGGAAGAACATGGCCTTGCCGATGTTGCTGGCATGAAGCGCGCCGTCGACGATGCGAGCGATGGCGACCGCATTCTTCCACTGGACGCCGCCCTTGTTCACTGCGGGCCAGCGGCCGCCGCGAACGAAGCTGAACTGGCCGCGCTGGGTCAGCACGCCGCAATAAGTGGAGGGGAAGCGACCCTTGCTGTTCGCACGGTTGGCAATGACCTGCCCGACCGCGAGCTGCCCGGCAAGCGGCTCGCTCTTGCTCTCGAAGTAGACGCCGGCGGCAAGGCACTCGAGCTCGCGGCTGCCGGCGTCGGTGCGGCGCAGCTTGGCGACGCTGTCCGACAGGCTCGCGCCGCGGATGGCGACTTCCTCGGCTTCACTATCGACGGGAGTCTGTGCGGGAGCCGCTTCCTCGGTTCCCGCGACGGTGGCAGGAGCGAGCGGATCGGCGGCGATCGGGGCAGTGACGAGGGGTTCGGCGGCTTCGTTGGCAGCGACGGCGGCGACGGCCTGTTCGGTGGCGGTACCCGGGCGGACCTGGGCCGGAGCAACGGAACCTGCGCTGAGCGCAGTGGCGGCAACCATCAAGGCGAAACGACGAACCACTTAGTACCCATCTTCGTGCGGTGGACCGGCAGACAGGTGCGTCGCTGACCTCCGCAAAGAGGCCTCGATGTCACGCCTGGGCTGATCCCCCGTCTCGCGCGTCTCCCCGGGCGTTTGACGACCCGGGGAGCACCCCGCTCAAGAACTGTTCCTCGGTTCGTCGCATCCGAGTTCAAGCGCAAGGGCGTCAGATCATTTCAGCGATGAATCGTTCTGCCGACGGGACGTCCAGCTCCAATGTCCACAGATCGGGGTCGTTTCGACGGGCACGCGCTACATGTTGATCGAGGTTGGCCGAATCACCTGCGGGGCGCGAGGACCAAGCGTAGATCCCCTTCGCGTCGAGAGAGCGCTCGACCAGCGCCATGGGCTGTCCACGTTCGAGCAGGACGAGGAGGATCGCCCCTCGCTCAGGGTCCCCGCGGTGCAAGACCGCCCCGAATCCGCCTGCCGCCTGTGCCCTTGCAAGCAGCGCCGACGCCTCCAGCTGCGCCGCCAGCCGGGCATCGCTCATGGCGCTCGGTAGCCCTCGAGCCCAGCAAGCGCGATGTGCGAGCGGAGGAAGGTCCCGGTGCCGCGAGCGCATTCCTCGCCGCTCGAGTCGACGATCCGCGCTTCGGCCACGAACACGCGTCGCTTGCCCGAGACCCAGCGCCCCTCAGCCACCGCCGGGCCTTCGCGCATCGGCTTGGTGAAGTGGAGGTTGAAGGCGGTGGTCAGCAGGAAGCGGTCACTCACCAGGCTGTTGGCGGCGTAGAAGGCGGCATCGTCGAGCATCTTGAAGTAGAGCGTTCCGTGCGCGGCACCCGCGGCGTGGAAGCTGCTCGGCGAGACGAGGAAGTCGATCCGCGCCTCCCCTGCCGTGGCCAGGGTCAGACTCGATTCGAACAGGCGATTGATGGGCGCGGACGCGTAAAGGCTCTCGAGCGCACGGAAATGCGCATCGGCTCCGCGGTCAGGCGGCGTGCGGCTCATCGACACCCATCAGCACCGCGGTCAGCGCGTCGCGCGATCGTGCTCCGCGC
It contains:
- a CDS encoding DUF6491 family protein, with translation MRRLTLAATAVLAATLGLAACATTDREPEQRSASAQKELDRLLGGKVAGQPVSCLPSYRSQDMVVIDENTILFREGGSRVWRNDVTGPCSGLGTSGRALLTKQFSSGSLCRGEIAQVIDTSQGATVGSCALGDFVPYTAPGRS
- the gloB gene encoding hydroxyacylglutathione hydrolase, giving the protein MDLDAEHGRVVMEVVALPALSDNYIWLLHDEEHGHTAVVDPGDGEVALAGARERGWSIDQVLITHWHPDHTAGIPAVVAATGAGVWGPEAERDRFAGLDHGLGDGDRVMIGAREAEVWAVPGHTLGHIAFILPDRAFVGDTLFAGGCGRLFEGTPEQMHASLQRLSTLPDETIIYPAHEYTLSNYRFLAAEAPSDEAVNRRFAEVERLRGEGRPTLPTTIGEEKASNLFVRARDAEEFARLRSAKDSFR
- a CDS encoding VOC family protein, whose protein sequence is MKFLHTMIRVSDPDATIRFFNLLGLEERRRIDNEGGRFTLIFLGVPGDEGGEVELTHNWDPEKYDGGRNFGHLAYEVDDVHATCQRLMDAGVTINRPPREGRMAFVRTPDNISIELLNKGGARTPAEPWISMPNTGVW
- a CDS encoding alpha/beta hydrolase yields the protein MDPTWLSLPGDRRLAVRHRSGSGPTLLFLPGYASDMMGSKAVALDALAEKRGLPMLRFDYSGTGESSGTFAEGTLDRWLEEAEAVSALADGPLLLIGSSMGGWLMLLLAERLGPRVQALVGIAAAPDFTSWGYSDDDKAELERSGELRRPNPYGGEAELTTRAFFRSGEQLKLLDRPIDFAGPVRLLHGDRDAEVPLEVAFRTKDALVSADVQLTVVKGGTHRLSEPAELALLRRTVIDLLD
- a CDS encoding UrcA family protein, which codes for MKQVSIIMAAASIAAASLAQALPAAMPGPSASARVVTSDLDLTSRSGQATLRHRLAIAAAEVCGEASSADPAGRRAIRDCRVAVTDRALAELAARESGGRLAAR
- a CDS encoding transglycosylase domain-containing protein; this encodes MAKQPARPRPAQASAMPAPARGGWFLSLIKWGVVLALFGLVALGVAVAVAYTQLPSYQSLSNRSDLGQNIRVRSADGKLLVQLGPNLGEWISYGDIPPTMRAAMIAVEDKRFRHHPGVDPIGVARSFKVRVQTGRFSQGGSTITQQLARNIFLTNSKTFGRKLREAVLALALERKFSKDQILELYLNRVYFGGGAYGIDAASRTFFGHPATALSLGEATIIAGLVKAPSNYSPTADVEAAQGRAGVVLKSMVDNGFVSASAAASVDPAKIVVQQGAKQNSIRYFTDWALPQLDTLIDESNEPIEVWTTLDTRMQGAADRAINANSPKGAQGALVALDRDGAVRAMIGGRDYVSSIYNRATQAQRQPGSAFKLFVYLAALESGMKPTTTLVDEPITIEGWQPRNSTRTHLGAVSLREAFARSINTISAKIGAELGFSTIADMAQRFGITSSISTYPSMVLGTSDVRLLDMTRAYAAVANRGVSVLPYAITRVTAADGRLLYRHAADEQRTLVAPWVAAEMTDLLQTAVMSGTGRAAQIGRPVAGKTGTTSSNKDGWFIGFSSGITTGVWMGRDDARTIGGLQGGTAPARAFHDFMVAAVAGRPLEQFETEVPMPNWQLEPGEDTYSDNGVVGIEPLVDENGNPIGTPSSDPLGPQSPPTDQAPQGTVPEQGELDRIFGGDLPPPERQPAPAPAPSAPADGAQRRPEPTQF
- a CDS encoding M48 family metallopeptidase; this translates as MISEHPGLPLPIAVTRMRRARRMRLRVDHDRKLLKLTVPWRTSPRKAIDWAVEQRSWIDRQLEKAPAGQPFADGAQIPVEGEWLTIRHEPAMRRGVGRSGDMLLVGGPSASVSGAVDRWLKALARERLSALTATVAANAGVTVRAVSIGDPVSRWGSCSSSGNIRYCWRLILAPPELLRFVVAHEVAHRLHMDHSPAFKQAEEHLYGGPVACARSELRRLGPSLRAVGRS
- a CDS encoding YcgN family cysteine cluster protein; this translates as MNKPTTPNDRWWNQPLSALDAGQWEALCDGCGRCCLHKLEDADTGELYPTNVACKLLDRKHGRCTDYANRRKWVTDCVQLSKDKLEELEWLPVTCAYKLRAFGEPLPAWHYLESGSRESVHEAGMSTRGWTISEVDAGELEFHLTDRDL
- a CDS encoding ankyrin repeat domain-containing protein; this encodes MTALCLGAIALPASAQFANSGYSFVQAVRERDGTKATQLLDAPGSNVINFRDDKGESALHVVAGARDLQFMRFILGRRADPNLGNRSGDTPLVIASRIGFLDGVDLLLRNGAQVDKANRLGETALIIAVQQRQLPVVRRLLESGANPDRTDNATGRSARDYAKVDSRGAELLRMMDSARPKTPSIVSGPKL
- a CDS encoding MmcB family DNA repair protein, whose product is MSTSPDSIVPGDCFADLPPVAAEVARGVTRLFCRRDLFAICEVPLPNGRRADLMGIDPKGQLVIVEIKVSRADLSGDCKWTDYLDYCDRFYWAVPGHLAGLLEENRFLPDTAGVIVADRYDAAVLREAPHRPLAPARRKAELLRFARRAARRLSAQIDPTLGFGQ
- a CDS encoding cell wall hydrolase is translated as MVRRFALMVAATALSAGSVAPAQVRPGTATEQAVAAVAANEAAEPLVTAPIAADPLAPATVAGTEEAAPAQTPVDSEAEEVAIRGASLSDSVAKLRRTDAGSRELECLAAGVYFESKSEPLAGQLAVGQVIANRANSKGRFPSTYCGVLTQRGQFSFVRGGRWPAVNKGGVQWKNAVAIARIVDGALHASNIGKAMFFHARRVSPGWRLTRVASVGNHVFYR
- a CDS encoding DUF1491 family protein, with translation MSDARLAAQLEASALLARAQAAGGFGAVLHRGDPERGAILLVLLERGQPMALVERSLDAKGIYAWSSRPAGDSANLDQHVARARRNDPDLWTLELDVPSAERFIAEMI
- a CDS encoding PaaI family thioesterase, which encodes MSRTPPDRGADAHFRALESLYASAPINRLFESSLTLATAGEARIDFLVSPSSFHAAGAAHGTLYFKMLDDAAFYAANSLVSDRFLLTTAFNLHFTKPMREGPAVAEGRWVSGKRRVFVAEARIVDSSGEECARGTGTFLRSHIALAGLEGYRAP